The Vibrio astriarenae genome contains a region encoding:
- a CDS encoding thymidylate synthase: MYFREDTIDDLMRSVYDALLERGKSNCATKGSTTELLGCNLVLNNPRARISRSESRGKIFSCLGELLWYLSGTGDVSFIKHYISKYEKCAEDNGVINGAYGPRIFHMHDKHDQLKNILELLKERSTTRRAVIQLFDASDIQVNYKDVPCTLTLQFTVRENRLDLYTMMRSNDAYLGLPHDIFCFTMLQEIVASSLGCDLGKYHHFVVSLHLYDKHIEKVKNMQNEGYMATHDLMEPMPEENFISIRNTILECENKIRTLQDIDLDNVQLEDYWKDILRLLQIYTALDNKDLRTAITTARKLNNTQYSIFTDSRIKDFTSGQRQDIKTDRVKPLPI; encoded by the coding sequence ATGTATTTTAGAGAAGATACCATAGATGATTTGATGCGTTCTGTTTATGACGCACTTCTAGAGCGGGGAAAGTCTAACTGTGCAACGAAAGGCAGCACAACTGAATTGCTAGGTTGCAACTTAGTACTAAATAACCCTAGAGCAAGAATTAGTCGCTCTGAGTCAAGAGGCAAGATTTTCAGTTGCCTCGGTGAACTACTATGGTATTTATCTGGGACTGGAGATGTCAGTTTCATAAAACACTACATCAGCAAGTATGAGAAATGTGCAGAAGATAATGGTGTCATAAACGGTGCATATGGACCCAGAATATTCCACATGCATGACAAGCACGACCAACTAAAAAATATTCTTGAGTTGCTCAAAGAACGCAGTACTACTAGACGCGCAGTTATTCAGCTATTTGACGCTAGTGACATTCAAGTAAACTATAAAGACGTGCCGTGTACTCTGACTTTACAGTTTACTGTAAGAGAGAACAGACTAGACCTATACACTATGATGAGGTCAAACGATGCCTACTTAGGCCTACCGCATGATATTTTCTGCTTTACAATGTTGCAGGAAATAGTTGCTTCAAGTCTAGGGTGTGACCTAGGAAAGTACCACCATTTCGTAGTAAGCCTTCACCTTTATGATAAACATATTGAAAAAGTAAAAAACATGCAAAATGAGGGTTATATGGCCACTCATGACCTCATGGAACCTATGCCAGAGGAAAACTTTATTTCTATACGGAATACAATTCTAGAATGTGAAAACAAAATAAGAACTCTCCAAGATATAGACCTAGATAACGTTCAATTAGAAGACTACTGGAAGGACATACTGAGACTTTTACAAATCTATACAGCTCTAGATAATAAGGATTTAAGAACGGCAATTACTACCGCGAGAAAACTGAATAACACTCAGTATTCCATTTTTACCGACTCTCGGATAAAGGACTTCACTAGTGGACAAAGACAAGATATTAAAACTGATAGAGTCAAGCCTCTACCAATATAA
- a CDS encoding alpha-glutamyl/putrescinyl thymine pyrophosphorylase clade 3 protein produces MDKDKILKLIESSLYQYNKGCKLQGLYTPELYSTLSMQILDSIRRIEYVTVIGTREISILRANPYSDFFDPLRAAWLQSKKGNYDEACWLVFLATHFGKSKKTGWKLCQDIYGGLGSKVWTWDLVSQDIEQFIEWYEKAYVIMCNDSIERQYGNHRKYETLKPNSKRAPHRVIESYVKWIGGSRSHEIRFSEPECIAGTKLSSEALFDVLYSSMKSVVSFGRTAKFDYLTMLAKVNLLDIDPKDLYLSGATGPLSGSKLVLFNDKKHNISINNLNNELYKLSQVIPAHKLKMQILEDALCNWQKSPSKYKYFGG; encoded by the coding sequence GTGGACAAAGACAAGATATTAAAACTGATAGAGTCAAGCCTCTACCAATATAATAAAGGTTGCAAATTACAAGGACTGTATACTCCAGAACTATATAGCACCCTTTCAATGCAAATACTCGATAGCATCAGAAGAATAGAGTATGTTACGGTTATTGGTACAAGAGAGATTTCAATTTTAAGAGCCAATCCATACAGTGACTTTTTTGATCCACTAAGAGCTGCATGGCTTCAAAGTAAAAAAGGCAATTATGACGAGGCTTGTTGGCTGGTTTTTCTAGCTACTCACTTTGGAAAAAGTAAAAAAACTGGGTGGAAACTCTGTCAAGATATTTATGGTGGGCTAGGAAGTAAAGTTTGGACGTGGGATTTAGTTTCTCAAGACATTGAACAGTTTATAGAATGGTATGAAAAAGCTTATGTTATAATGTGTAACGATAGCATTGAGCGACAATATGGTAATCATAGAAAATATGAGACTCTAAAACCAAACAGTAAAAGAGCCCCTCATCGAGTAATTGAAAGCTACGTAAAATGGATAGGTGGCTCAAGAAGCCATGAAATTAGGTTCTCCGAGCCAGAATGTATCGCAGGAACTAAACTGTCTTCAGAGGCACTTTTTGATGTGTTGTATAGTAGTATGAAAAGTGTTGTATCTTTTGGTCGAACCGCAAAGTTTGATTATTTGACAATGTTAGCAAAAGTTAATCTGTTAGACATAGACCCCAAAGATCTTTATCTTTCTGGTGCAACTGGCCCATTATCCGGGTCAAAGTTAGTTCTATTCAATGACAAAAAGCACAATATAAGCATCAATAACCTTAATAATGAACTTTACAAGTTAAGTCAGGTTATACCCGCTCACAAGTTAAAAATGCAAATACTTGAAGATGCCTTGTGCAACTGGCAAAAATCACCAAGCAAGTATAAATATTTTGGCGGATAA
- a CDS encoding ImmA/IrrE family metallo-endopeptidase: MFVSNDFNPDWVSPPGDTIIDLMDEVGLSIEELSKQIGLPKSKGQSLIDGELTISEPLASRLETIFAVSQQFWLSRESAYRKHVVRQEELNNSWLESLPTRDMSKFGWIPKGLSGKKKLNGCLKFFGVDSVTEWFDEYKHRNLSVAFRKSNTLTTVHAAELAWLRRAELLSRQNRCFEWDRDALRSSLNDIRRLTLIPAPQDFLPKLKNILASCGVSLVILQTPNGCRASGATCFFEKDKATLIMSFRYLSDDHFWFTLFHEIGHLVLHDIGVLRLEGKGICEMSDKEELEANDFAREILIPNQYIPELRQFSVKNWKGIIRFARRIGVSRGIVLGQLQHMGAIPYSHLNRLKTKYNREQLGG; this comes from the coding sequence ATGTTTGTTAGTAACGATTTCAACCCAGATTGGGTATCTCCTCCAGGAGATACCATCATCGATCTTATGGATGAAGTAGGGCTATCGATAGAAGAGCTTAGTAAACAGATTGGTCTACCTAAGTCAAAAGGACAATCTTTAATAGATGGTGAGCTGACTATTAGCGAGCCGTTGGCCTCTCGTCTCGAGACCATTTTTGCTGTATCCCAACAGTTTTGGCTCTCACGGGAAAGTGCTTATAGAAAGCACGTCGTTAGACAGGAAGAGCTGAATAACTCGTGGTTAGAGTCTCTTCCAACTCGAGATATGAGTAAGTTTGGATGGATACCAAAAGGGTTAAGCGGAAAAAAGAAACTCAATGGCTGTTTGAAATTTTTTGGCGTTGATTCGGTAACTGAATGGTTTGATGAGTACAAGCATAGAAATTTGTCTGTAGCATTTAGGAAGTCCAATACCCTGACTACTGTTCATGCAGCGGAGCTCGCGTGGTTAAGACGTGCAGAATTACTATCTCGCCAAAATCGCTGTTTTGAATGGGATCGTGATGCCTTACGTTCGAGCCTCAATGATATTAGGCGTTTAACGTTAATACCAGCCCCTCAGGATTTCCTCCCCAAGTTAAAAAATATACTTGCTTCTTGTGGGGTAAGCCTCGTTATATTACAAACTCCAAATGGGTGCAGAGCTAGTGGAGCGACTTGTTTTTTTGAAAAAGACAAAGCCACATTAATAATGAGCTTTAGATACTTATCAGATGATCATTTCTGGTTTACGCTCTTTCACGAAATAGGCCACCTTGTACTCCATGATATAGGGGTTCTGAGGCTAGAAGGCAAGGGAATATGTGAAATGTCTGACAAGGAAGAGTTGGAAGCGAATGACTTTGCTCGTGAGATTCTAATTCCTAACCAATATATTCCTGAGTTGCGTCAGTTCAGTGTAAAAAACTGGAAGGGTATAATCAGATTTGCAAGACGTATTGGTGTTTCTAGAGGAATAGTTCTAGGACAGCTTCAGCATATGGGAGCTATACCATACTCCCACCTTAATAGGTTAAAAACCAAGTATAATCGTGAGCAGCTTGGTGGATAG
- a CDS encoding replication endonuclease — protein sequence MTCNLDLSCIPYDDRAFVVQRLSPFPETIQSILLKNYFSYKTKFQRNSYLRETVQQISNKLSIPFDELELHLSEDDLRAKALHLAKSALALRRQYLDDALSVDALRLFVIKQGIDLGKITYSIAGEVARYSDRKWWLRKLRLALRRNVETVLHHLNQVNKIRSLYCSYHTLLSRKNQKAYQKAYLENTIATNNFGQSFSLLELSQKGVADPKIRKGELMMRARGFEELSQELGHEACFLTITCPSKYHRSYSKSGQPNPKWGGFTPLDGQDYLNSIWVLIRANLNRLNIRFYGFRVAEPQHDGTPHWHLLLFVEKKDYQLMVDTMKAYAMREDGGELGATEHRFTEVKIDPSKGSATGYIAKYISKNIDGSDLDTGVYGEDPLDAAARVDAWAACWGIRQFQQLGGCSVTVWRELRRLKKSEDLNQAQEAIRVSADQGKWKEFTTLMGGVFAKRKQQVFKPYYEVTVDTSTGVVKSSPYCGEELLRALKGVVSETNKYVTRLFEWRVESCMRFGF from the coding sequence ATGACTTGCAACCTTGACCTTAGTTGTATCCCTTATGATGATAGAGCCTTTGTTGTACAAAGGCTTTCTCCATTTCCAGAGACAATTCAATCAATACTTCTCAAAAACTACTTCTCTTATAAGACTAAATTTCAACGGAATAGTTACCTTCGGGAGACTGTTCAGCAGATCTCAAACAAACTTTCTATTCCATTTGATGAGTTAGAGCTTCATTTGTCAGAGGATGATCTCAGAGCTAAGGCTTTGCACCTAGCTAAATCTGCTTTGGCTCTACGCAGGCAGTACTTAGATGATGCGCTATCTGTTGACGCATTGAGGTTATTTGTTATCAAGCAAGGTATTGATTTAGGTAAAATTACTTATTCCATTGCTGGTGAAGTTGCAAGATATAGTGACCGAAAGTGGTGGCTTAGAAAGTTAAGATTAGCTCTCAGAAGAAACGTAGAAACGGTTCTCCATCACTTAAACCAAGTCAACAAAATCAGAAGCTTGTACTGTTCATATCATACATTGCTGTCACGCAAGAATCAGAAGGCTTATCAAAAAGCCTATTTAGAAAATACAATTGCTACTAACAATTTTGGACAGAGTTTTTCTCTTTTAGAGCTTTCTCAAAAGGGGGTAGCAGACCCGAAAATTAGAAAGGGAGAGTTGATGATGAGAGCTAGAGGCTTTGAAGAGTTATCTCAAGAGTTAGGGCATGAAGCGTGCTTTCTTACAATTACTTGCCCATCTAAATATCATCGAAGCTACTCGAAATCAGGTCAACCTAATCCCAAATGGGGAGGTTTTACTCCTTTAGATGGGCAAGATTACTTGAATAGTATTTGGGTACTTATAAGGGCGAACCTAAATCGACTCAATATACGCTTTTATGGCTTTCGAGTTGCTGAACCCCAACACGATGGAACGCCTCACTGGCATTTGCTCCTGTTCGTAGAAAAAAAAGATTACCAGTTAATGGTAGATACTATGAAGGCATATGCGATGCGAGAGGATGGAGGTGAACTTGGGGCAACAGAACACCGATTTACTGAAGTTAAAATTGACCCTTCCAAAGGATCAGCAACAGGTTATATCGCCAAATACATATCTAAAAACATCGATGGTAGTGACTTAGATACGGGCGTTTATGGTGAAGACCCCTTAGATGCAGCTGCAAGAGTTGATGCTTGGGCTGCATGTTGGGGAATCCGTCAGTTTCAGCAACTGGGAGGGTGCTCAGTCACCGTTTGGCGTGAGTTACGTAGGCTCAAGAAATCAGAGGACTTGAATCAAGCTCAAGAAGCAATTCGAGTTTCAGCCGACCAAGGGAAGTGGAAAGAGTTTACGACATTAATGGGAGGTGTTTTTGCTAAGAGAAAGCAGCAAGTATTTAAGCCCTATTATGAAGTTACCGTCGATACCAGTACCGGAGTGGTGAAGTCTAGCCCTTATTGCGGAGAGGAGCTTTTAAGGGCTTTGAAAGGTGTTGTTAGTGAGACAAACAAGTATGTGACTCGCCTTTTTGAGTGGCGTGTAGAAAGCTGCATGCGATTTGGCTTTTAA
- a CDS encoding helix-turn-helix transcriptional regulator — MATACIDKRAYTEKETATYIGMSRSFLRQSRMEGHRGNRTIAPPFIKIGTAVRYLKEDLDAWLDSHTKRDHLSQGGDFHA; from the coding sequence ATGGCTACAGCATGTATTGATAAACGCGCATATACAGAAAAAGAAACAGCAACTTACATAGGAATGAGCCGCTCATTCCTCCGTCAGTCCCGCATGGAAGGGCATCGAGGTAATCGTACTATTGCCCCACCATTTATTAAAATTGGTACTGCTGTTCGCTATCTAAAAGAAGATTTAGATGCTTGGCTTGACAGCCATACTAAGCGTGATCACCTCTCACAAGGAGGTGATTTTCATGCCTAA
- a CDS encoding helix-turn-helix domain-containing protein, whose amino-acid sequence MLPFMDDPDFPMALKQARIHSGISYAELGRKVGIAPAMPARYERGESQPTEMTWHKLNQVLFGESAVVDASGEVSKSLASATVVELVEELKKRGVSKVELHFD is encoded by the coding sequence ATGTTGCCGTTTATGGATGACCCTGATTTTCCGATGGCCCTGAAGCAGGCTCGAATACACTCCGGTATCAGTTATGCGGAGTTGGGTAGGAAAGTTGGTATAGCACCAGCAATGCCAGCTAGGTATGAAAGAGGGGAGTCTCAACCCACTGAAATGACATGGCATAAGTTGAACCAGGTTTTATTTGGAGAAAGTGCAGTTGTTGATGCTAGCGGCGAGGTGTCCAAGTCATTAGCTAGTGCAACAGTTGTAGAGTTAGTCGAAGAGCTAAAAAAAAGAGGCGTAAGCAAGGTAGAGCTACACTTTGATTAA
- a CDS encoding site-specific integrase, whose protein sequence is MAIKKKITSATLKALTPEERRLNDTEVSGFHAIKFESGKVVYYVYFRLNGKQVNYKIGLATDLTPAQARDIAKQKLGEVASGKNVQEEKKKAREDTKRRKFLNFEVFLDKKYSAYLIARNPKTASKTINHLKSRFKHLLSKDLDQITAWDVEKWRNERVKLGRAPSTINYTVNTLKGALSRAVEWGLIESHTLSKVKTIKHDNTRVRYLTQEEQSRLLASIYTRDQLIREKRRSANQHREVRGEEPYPSLDNVRFVDYVEPIILTAMNTGLRRGELMALKWTDISFDNRYLTVRATIAKSKKSRVVPLNDTAYQVLFSWRKMHPKNEYVFVSGQDKPLTDIKKPWLKLVEKAGLVNFNFHDLRHHFASQLVMAGVDLNTVRELLGHSDLKMTLRYAHLAPEHKAAAVNLIG, encoded by the coding sequence ATGGCTATCAAAAAAAAGATTACAAGTGCGACTCTCAAGGCATTAACACCAGAAGAAAGACGGCTCAATGACACAGAAGTTTCAGGCTTTCATGCCATCAAATTTGAGTCTGGTAAGGTAGTTTATTACGTTTACTTTAGGCTGAACGGTAAGCAGGTAAATTATAAGATTGGATTGGCGACAGACCTTACCCCCGCACAAGCTCGCGATATTGCAAAGCAAAAGTTAGGTGAAGTTGCTTCAGGTAAAAATGTCCAAGAAGAGAAGAAAAAGGCTAGAGAAGATACAAAGAGAAGGAAGTTTCTAAACTTCGAAGTCTTTTTAGACAAAAAGTACAGCGCTTACTTGATAGCAAGAAACCCTAAAACCGCATCGAAGACAATCAATCACCTCAAAAGTCGTTTTAAACACCTCTTATCGAAAGATCTAGACCAAATTACTGCTTGGGATGTAGAGAAATGGAGAAATGAGAGGGTTAAGCTAGGTCGTGCACCTTCAACTATCAATTACACAGTTAATACCCTAAAAGGAGCTTTGTCGCGCGCAGTTGAATGGGGGCTTATCGAGAGCCACACCCTGTCGAAAGTGAAAACCATAAAACATGACAACACGAGAGTTCGTTATCTAACTCAAGAAGAACAATCTAGACTACTCGCGAGCATTTATACTCGAGATCAGTTAATTCGTGAAAAGCGCCGTTCTGCAAACCAACATCGTGAAGTACGAGGAGAGGAACCTTATCCTTCATTAGATAATGTTAGATTTGTGGATTACGTGGAGCCAATTATCTTAACTGCAATGAATACGGGGTTGAGAAGAGGCGAATTGATGGCTTTGAAGTGGACAGATATTTCGTTTGATAACCGATATCTGACAGTTCGTGCAACGATAGCAAAATCGAAGAAATCGAGAGTTGTTCCCCTTAATGATACAGCTTATCAGGTGCTTTTTTCGTGGAGAAAGATGCATCCAAAAAATGAGTACGTTTTTGTATCAGGCCAAGATAAGCCGCTTACAGACATAAAGAAACCTTGGCTTAAGCTTGTTGAAAAAGCTGGCTTGGTTAATTTTAATTTTCACGATTTGCGCCATCACTTTGCAAGTCAGTTAGTTATGGCTGGTGTTGACTTGAATACAGTTCGAGAACTTCTTGGGCACTCCGATTTGAAGATGACTCTTAGATATGCTCACTTGGCTCCTGAGCACAAAGCGGCAGCGGTTAATCTAATAGGCTAG
- a CDS encoding HD domain-containing phosphohydrolase — translation MIDRLRKESKYSIRVTVGVIFVLATVITASAAVSLQYYFSSKFASERAIGEFSIAAKGFSHYVNDFDARMTNATRLMRDLVADSGREDRDWLRLFSGLADANNEVYSVYYATQDERFYQVINLNSSATVRERIGASPDDRWAVISVIGDDEERIKEITFYDQNYSVTGTRTEESNYYPTQRPWYRSSNAQVVNKTKPYLFQHLKVTGQTFSMADSASDLVVGVDVLLSSLSQRLMEQLDSYSAQAYVFNADGEILASNESKIDGQAIPHSPPLALTPEQQNLISQAGSLKVSNQASWAPIDYALSGQPRGYAIDLLNLIATSTGIPFEYINGFTWNELLEQFQSGGIDMLHSLQKHESAYVDGAYSQPLYNLDFGVLIPGKQAELPSLKTLSGQRIAILSGWSIIPKLKQDLPDVELVEVPDIVDALRLLQDGKVAAVIDSAPILQQAADQYFLDDTRVVTELPLLKQSYSTGFHLVLNEQHSELIEIIDLAINNITHQQWQVLDDKWLKPLEAGAVDTERLVPYPKFYQLLKEKNQQGVLVEQEVNDETLLFYLQPVMIQNVDEYFAIVVPKSEVLALVNQRTKATIWFTSAVLCLLLPLIWRMAKPIVNPINALKTETEKIEQRQYGQVQKVDTQIKELWELSKSICEMSSELQKHEKQQEEFIESFIRLIAQAIDDKSAYTAGHCNRVPEIAMMLAKAAERSDSEALKDFKFKDEKEEREFRIAAWLHDCGKITQPEHIVDKGTKLETNYNRIHEVRMRFEVLWRDAEIKSLQTQLAEPENAEQAKAEREKRQRELQDDFTFVAGVNIGGEFIDDHKLQRIKEIANQTWLRHFDNRLGLSQVEEMRFIEEKPSLPVAESLLSDRPEHLIQRERDTDFDPRFGINVQTPEYLYNLGEVYNLSVARGTLTAEDRYKINEHMISGIKMLGSLPFPDELKMVPRYATTHHETLKGTGYPRKLSADELTTQDRIIAIADIFEALTAADRPYKKGKPLSVAIDIMHKMALDRHIDMELFKLFLTSKTYLAYAEKFLAEGQLDEVDVEKYVS, via the coding sequence ATGATCGATAGGCTTAGAAAGGAATCTAAATACTCTATTCGAGTCACTGTCGGAGTCATCTTTGTGTTAGCCACAGTGATTACCGCCTCCGCCGCAGTTTCCTTGCAGTACTACTTCAGCTCTAAGTTTGCGTCTGAGCGAGCGATTGGCGAGTTTTCGATTGCCGCGAAAGGCTTTAGTCACTACGTTAATGATTTCGACGCTAGGATGACAAACGCTACCCGGTTAATGCGCGACCTCGTTGCAGACTCTGGGAGAGAAGACAGAGACTGGTTGAGACTCTTCTCTGGACTAGCGGATGCCAATAATGAAGTCTACAGCGTCTACTACGCGACTCAAGATGAACGCTTCTACCAAGTGATCAACTTAAACTCGTCTGCGACAGTTAGAGAGCGAATAGGAGCCTCGCCCGATGATCGTTGGGCAGTGATCTCGGTGATTGGTGATGATGAGGAACGCATCAAAGAGATAACCTTCTACGATCAAAACTACTCGGTCACAGGAACACGAACCGAAGAGAGCAACTATTACCCCACACAACGACCTTGGTATCGCTCTTCGAACGCTCAAGTTGTTAATAAAACCAAGCCTTACCTGTTTCAACATTTGAAAGTGACCGGGCAAACTTTTTCAATGGCCGATTCAGCCAGTGATTTGGTCGTCGGGGTTGATGTTTTGCTGTCATCCCTCTCACAACGTTTGATGGAACAGCTCGATAGCTACAGTGCTCAAGCCTATGTGTTTAATGCTGATGGCGAAATTCTCGCTAGCAATGAATCTAAAATCGATGGTCAGGCTATTCCACACAGCCCACCATTAGCACTCACTCCAGAGCAGCAAAACCTCATCAGCCAAGCGGGCTCACTCAAGGTGTCTAACCAGGCATCTTGGGCACCGATTGATTACGCTTTATCCGGTCAGCCTCGTGGTTATGCGATCGACCTACTAAATCTGATTGCCACTTCAACCGGGATACCGTTCGAATACATCAATGGCTTTACATGGAATGAGTTGTTAGAGCAGTTTCAATCGGGTGGCATTGATATGCTGCACTCGTTGCAAAAGCATGAAAGCGCTTATGTAGACGGTGCCTATAGCCAGCCTCTCTATAATTTGGACTTTGGCGTGCTAATACCAGGAAAGCAAGCCGAATTACCAAGCCTGAAAACACTATCCGGTCAGCGTATTGCAATTCTTAGCGGCTGGTCGATTATCCCTAAACTGAAACAAGATTTACCTGACGTTGAGCTGGTGGAAGTGCCGGATATTGTCGATGCCTTGCGCCTGTTGCAAGACGGTAAAGTGGCGGCTGTTATTGATAGTGCCCCGATTCTTCAGCAGGCCGCAGACCAATATTTCCTTGATGACACGAGAGTGGTGACGGAACTGCCGCTATTGAAGCAATCCTACTCTACGGGGTTTCACTTGGTATTGAATGAACAGCACAGTGAATTGATTGAGATAATCGATCTCGCCATCAACAATATTACCCATCAGCAGTGGCAGGTGCTGGATGATAAATGGTTAAAGCCGCTAGAAGCGGGCGCGGTGGATACCGAGCGACTCGTTCCATACCCTAAGTTTTACCAATTGCTCAAAGAGAAAAATCAACAAGGGGTATTGGTTGAGCAAGAGGTGAATGATGAGACGCTTCTGTTCTATTTACAGCCAGTGATGATCCAAAACGTTGATGAGTATTTTGCGATTGTGGTGCCCAAGTCAGAAGTGCTTGCTTTAGTGAACCAACGTACCAAGGCGACGATTTGGTTTACATCCGCGGTATTGTGTTTGCTTCTGCCCCTTATTTGGCGCATGGCAAAGCCTATTGTAAATCCAATCAATGCACTCAAAACCGAAACGGAAAAAATAGAGCAGCGCCAATATGGTCAAGTACAAAAGGTCGACACTCAGATTAAAGAGCTGTGGGAGCTCTCCAAATCGATTTGTGAGATGTCCAGTGAGTTGCAAAAACATGAAAAGCAACAAGAAGAGTTTATTGAGTCCTTTATTCGCCTAATCGCGCAAGCGATCGATGACAAGTCCGCGTATACAGCGGGGCATTGTAACCGTGTTCCAGAGATCGCCATGATGCTCGCAAAAGCCGCTGAGCGCAGTGACAGTGAAGCGCTAAAAGATTTCAAATTTAAAGATGAAAAAGAAGAGCGAGAGTTCCGTATTGCTGCTTGGCTTCATGACTGTGGCAAGATCACTCAACCGGAACACATCGTTGATAAGGGAACCAAACTCGAGACCAACTACAACCGTATTCATGAAGTTCGCATGCGATTTGAAGTGCTGTGGCGTGATGCCGAGATTAAGAGCTTACAAACACAGCTTGCAGAGCCGGAAAACGCAGAGCAAGCCAAGGCAGAGCGAGAGAAAAGGCAGCGTGAGCTGCAAGATGATTTTACCTTTGTGGCTGGAGTGAACATTGGTGGTGAGTTTATTGATGACCATAAACTGCAACGCATCAAAGAGATAGCCAATCAAACTTGGCTCCGTCATTTCGACAACCGCTTAGGCTTGTCCCAAGTGGAAGAGATGCGCTTTATTGAGGAGAAACCGTCACTACCCGTTGCTGAATCATTATTATCCGATCGCCCTGAACACTTGATTCAACGCGAGCGTGACACGGATTTTGATCCTCGTTTTGGAATTAATGTTCAAACGCCTGAGTATCTATATAACCTAGGCGAGGTCTACAACCTCTCTGTCGCACGCGGCACATTAACTGCGGAAGATAGATACAAGATCAATGAACACATGATCAGCGGCATCAAGATGTTAGGAAGTCTACCTTTCCCCGATGAGCTGAAAATGGTACCACGCTACGCAACGACTCACCATGAGACCCTCAAAGGCACCGGATACCCAAGAAAGCTCTCAGCAGACGAGCTAACAACCCAAGACCGTATCATCGCTATCGCTGATATATTTGAGGCCCTCACCGCTGCTGACAGGCCTTACAAGAAGGGTAAACCGTTAAGTGTTGCCATCGATATCATGCACAAAATGGCGTTAGACAGACACATCGATATGGAACTGTTTAAACTGTTCTTAACCAGCAAAACCTATTTGGCTTACGCTGAAAAATTCTTAGCAGAGGGGCAGTTAGATGAGGTAGATGTTGAGAAATACGTGAGTTAG
- a CDS encoding fatty acid desaturase produces MTQHNHVVEEKPPLIWLNVAIFSLTALVAIIGVPVYGWFHGYGWEHLIWFLVTYSFCNLSITAGYHRLWSHKAYQAHAWVRVIFAIGGAFALQNSALHWSSDHRPHHKFVDNNEKDPYSAKRGFWYSHIGWMLRNYNQDRYSDYSNCRDLQKDKVVMWQHKYYVPLAIVTNVGIPLLLGVIYGDIVGMLLVVGVLRLVLSHHSTFFINSLAHIWGSQPYTTKNTARDNGILAIFTFGEGYHNFHHIFEGDYRNGVRWWQYDPTKWLIKLMSICGLASHLRVTPNFRIEKARALAKLNQAKDKLQERPNCQYIVSRLQAEYDQLVTNMGDYYEMKKQLLENKKQKLTKKYELSVAKLECQQMKRRLQEQKMRWNELVAQYA; encoded by the coding sequence ATGACGCAGCACAATCACGTGGTGGAAGAGAAGCCACCTCTTATTTGGCTTAATGTCGCTATTTTTAGTTTAACGGCGTTGGTCGCAATTATTGGTGTGCCAGTTTATGGCTGGTTTCATGGCTATGGTTGGGAACATCTGATCTGGTTCTTGGTTACTTACAGCTTCTGTAATCTCTCTATTACTGCAGGCTACCACCGTTTGTGGTCACACAAAGCGTATCAAGCTCATGCTTGGGTAAGAGTCATCTTTGCCATTGGTGGGGCATTTGCGCTGCAAAATAGCGCCCTTCACTGGTCCTCTGATCATCGCCCACACCACAAGTTTGTCGATAACAATGAGAAAGATCCTTACAGTGCAAAACGCGGTTTTTGGTACTCCCATATTGGTTGGATGCTAAGAAACTACAATCAAGACCGCTACAGTGATTACAGCAACTGCCGTGATCTGCAGAAAGATAAGGTTGTGATGTGGCAGCACAAATATTATGTGCCGTTAGCGATTGTGACGAACGTGGGTATTCCACTGCTGTTAGGGGTAATCTATGGCGATATTGTTGGCATGCTGTTGGTTGTTGGCGTACTGCGTTTAGTACTGAGTCATCACTCAACATTCTTTATTAACTCCCTCGCACACATCTGGGGCTCACAGCCTTACACCACCAAAAATACGGCGAGAGATAACGGCATATTGGCCATCTTTACCTTTGGTGAGGGTTACCACAACTTCCACCACATTTTTGAAGGGGACTACCGCAATGGCGTTCGTTGGTGGCAGTATGACCCAACTAAATGGTTGATTAAGTTAATGTCTATTTGTGGTCTTGCGAGTCACTTAAGAGTCACGCCGAATTTTCGTATAGAGAAGGCAAGGGCGTTAGCTAAGCTCAACCAAGCCAAGGACAAACTGCAAGAGCGTCCAAATTGTCAGTACATCGTCTCAAGGCTTCAAGCAGAGTATGATCAACTGGTCACGAATATGGGTGACTACTATGAGATGAAAAAGCAGCTGTTAGAGAACAAAAAGCAGAAGCTTACCAAGAAGTATGAGTTGTCAGTGGCCAAGTTAGAATGTCAGCAGATGAAGCGTCGACTGCAAGAGCAAAAGATGCGTTGGAATGAGCTTGTTGCTCAATATGCATAA